The proteins below come from a single Triticum aestivum cultivar Chinese Spring chromosome 5D, IWGSC CS RefSeq v2.1, whole genome shotgun sequence genomic window:
- the LOC123124329 gene encoding leucine-rich repeat extensin-like protein 5 translates to MEMGRSLWLALLVPAIMVSFYGEAAMADAQTSTAGGSPPDTNVLCVSKCGTCPTVCTTPPPPGSDGSGYSSPSPPRSVTTQPSPPAVPQPQAKGGKPSGYYYFFTAGSGRSCAASSARYTLLLLALLPIVVV, encoded by the coding sequence ATGGAGATGGGAAGGTCGCTATGGCTCGCGCTTCTGGTCCCTGCGATCATGGTGTCCTTCTACGGCGAGGCTGCCATGGCGGACGCCCAGACATCGACGGCGGGAGGGTCGCCGCCGGACACGAACGTGCTGTGCGTCAGCAAGTGCGGGACGTGCCCGACGGTAtgcaccacgccgccgccgccgggcagcGATGGCAGTGGCTACTCCTCGCCGTCGCCTCCGCGCTCTGTGACGACTCAGCCATCTCCACCGGCCGTGCCGCAGCCGCAGGCCAAGGGAGGGAAGCCCAGCGGCTACTACTACTTCTTCACCGCTGGGAGCGGCCGGAGCTGCGCCGCCTCGAGCGCTCGTTACACGCTACTGCTCCTGGCGCTTCTTCCCATCGTCGTTGTTTAG